DNA sequence from the Leptospira kanakyensis genome:
GAATTTTCTTTGGCTTCCACTTTCGCAGAGCGTTTTTCATCATCAAAAAAAGGCAATTCCCCAAAGTGATCCCCTTCTCCGAGAGTGATGAGGTTCACATCATCCCCGTGGCTAGTGGCAGTGGAAATTTGTAAAGTTCCATACTTCACAATGTACATGGACTCCGCTTCCTCGCCCATATCATACAAAACATTCCGAGGAGGAAGGTGGACTTCCCGGATCTTTTCAGCAATGTGTAACAGTTCGTCTTGGTTTAACTTTTGGAAGAGATATATTTTTTTGAGACTCTCTACTTTAGTATTCATTCATACTCCTAGGATTTCTCTGAAAATGGGGCAATTTAGCGAATTTGCAAGAGAAAATTAAGTAGATCGACCCACGATTTTTTCTGGACAAATGGAACGGAATAGTACTAATATTTTCAATTCTCCTCGTCTACTAGGGGGAAACGCTAGGGACAAAAGTTCCTGGTTCCAAAAAAAAAGGGAAATTTATGACACCTAAAAAGAAGGTATTACTGGTTGAAGACCACGCAGTGACTCGAGTTGGAGTGAAACACGTGGTGAACTCGTCAGCCGATTTTGAAGTTGTGGGAGAAGCAGAACATTCCTCTCAAATTGTAACCCTCTTGAATGAAACAAGACCTGACTTCGTCCTCCTCGATTTGCGAATTCCAGGGGAAAACGTGCTCAATATGGTGAAGGATTGGAAAAAAGAACATCCTAACCTAAAAGTTGTCACTCTTACCATGCTCGATGAACAACCGATTGTTCATTCTGCCATTGAGGCAGGAGTGGATGGGTATCTTTTGAAAAGTGATGACTTAAGTAGCCTCACCAAAAACCTTAATGAGATTGCTTCCGGAAAAACGGTTTATTCCAAAAACTTAAAACTTAGTTTCAACCGCAAACCGCAAGATGGGAAAGTCGCCAACAAAAAAGAAAAACAAATTTTGACCCTTCTTGGCCATGGAAAAACCTACCAAGAAATTGGAACTGAAATTGGCCTCTCCAAAAGAACTGTTGAATACCATGTCGGTAGACTCAAAGACCGATTCAACGCTAAAACTGTAGCGGAACTGATCGGCCGAGCCAAAGAACAAATGTTAATCTAGGTTTCTAGATCTAACAGTCGTTTCACTAGTTCCACCAACTTTATATCAGGGGATGTTTTTGTTAAAAAAGCATCTCCACCAATTTCAATGACGGTGGCTTCCAATTTGTAACCCGTATTAGGATCGGTATGAGAACTGGAAACTAAGATGGAACGGATTTCTTCCATTTCTGAATTGGAATACAAATCACGAAGGAAATCGATTCCCGTTCTTTCTGGCATGGAAAAATCCACAATGATGAGGTCTGGTTTCAAACGACCCACAGAAAGTAGAGCGTGATCCGGGTATTCCTCTTCCCAAAGGATACAAGGTTGGTCTTTAAGGACTTTGCGAATTTGTTTTCTATATCCTGGATTGTCATCCAAAACGAGAACAATCTTTTCATAGTTCGGTAGAAGGAATTCAAATGAACTTCCCAAGTCCTCTTCCGAATGGACTTTGAGTTCTGCCCCATGTCTTTCTGCTACTTCTTTAC
Encoded proteins:
- a CDS encoding cyclic nucleotide-binding domain-containing protein, with translation MNTKVESLKKIYLFQKLNQDELLHIAEKIREVHLPPRNVLYDMGEEAESMYIVKYGTLQISTATSHGDDVNLITLGEGDHFGELPFFDDEKRSAKVEAKENSELYELRYSDLHDMFSKNKEMELKFYKEVTHYYIRRLRKLTHDLAYARELRKRFA
- a CDS encoding response regulator transcription factor, with amino-acid sequence MTPKKKVLLVEDHAVTRVGVKHVVNSSADFEVVGEAEHSSQIVTLLNETRPDFVLLDLRIPGENVLNMVKDWKKEHPNLKVVTLTMLDEQPIVHSAIEAGVDGYLLKSDDLSSLTKNLNEIASGKTVYSKNLKLSFNRKPQDGKVANKKEKQILTLLGHGKTYQEIGTEIGLSKRTVEYHVGRLKDRFNAKTVAELIGRAKEQMLI